One window of the Pyrus communis chromosome 17, drPyrComm1.1, whole genome shotgun sequence genome contains the following:
- the LOC137722987 gene encoding uncharacterized protein isoform X1: MAYRRRQGITRSSTFKEEIIHRPPDDNSAPNSSSPLQSSSSFSGSSSSSLAAQAIRASALSVERNNRSKDFSAYDDASAKSGFWGVLARKAKAILEEDGEFPQDDIAGGLRSQPSVASGGAQFQHQPYYQSYDNSRRMENPTIRKGLDRITTSLNQLGDTFEKAFEEGRTIVENKTADIQKQIKRRGDNPDAQNQASYYGNQNSSPLQPKNQDTQLKASRDVAMATAAKAKLLLRELKTVKADLAFAKERCSQLEEENKRLRENRDKGNHRADDDLIRLQLETLLAEKARLANENSVYARENRFLREIVEYHQLTMQDVVYLEDDEEVTEVNPLTSPTGVSRMLSISPPSSAPPSPPPEDSSSATSPATKEIPVLTKPQENKDVFANQAMPGNDTLAHKKEDARTPSSTEATAKTPPTADGITKSLTAAEAATKTLSVAAEDTKRPPPASA; encoded by the exons ATGGCGTACAGGAGAAGGCAGGGAATAACAAGGtcgtcaaccttcaaagaagAGATCATTCATCGCCCCCCAGACGACAATTCTGCACCAAATTCATCTTCCCCTCTGCAGTCTTCGTCTTCCTTCTCCGGTTCTTCATCTTCGTCTCTCGCCGCTCAGGCCATTCGTGCTTCTGCGCTTTCCGTCGAACGCAACAACCGATCCAAG GACTTCTCTGCCTATGACGATGCATCTGCAAAATCCGGGTTTTGGGGTGTTCTGGCTCGGAAAGCAAAGGCCATTCTTGAAGAGGATGGTGAATTTCCACAAGATGATATTGCTGGAGGGCTCAGATCACAGCCCTCCGTTGCCTCCGGTGGCGCTCAG TTCCAACATCAACCATATTATCAGTCATATGACAACTCTAGAAGAATGGAAAATCCTACAATCCGAAAGGGCTTGGATAGAATCACAACTTCCCTTAATCAGCTCGGGGACACGTTTGAGAAGGCTTTCGAG GAAGGTCGAACGATAGTGGAGAATAAGACCGCCGACATCCAAAAGCAAATTAAACGAAGAGGAGACAATCcagatgcacaaaatcaagctTCATATTACGGGAACCAGAACAGTTCACCGTTGCAGCCCAAGAACCAAGATACTCAACTCAAGGCATCACGCGAC GTTGCAATGGCAACAGCTGCCAAAGCAAAATTACTTCTTCGGGAGCTGAAAACCGTTAAGGCAGATCTGGCTTTTGCGAAGGAACGATGTTCTCAacttgaagaagaaaataaacgcCTTCGCGAGAATCGTGACAAGGGGAACCACAGAGCTGATGACGACTTG ATCCGCCTTCAACTGGAGACACTTCTGGCGGAGAAGGCTCGATTAGCGAACGAGAATTCAGTTTATGCACGCGAGAATCGATTCCTGAGGGAAATTGTTGAATACCACCAGCTGACAATGCAGGATGTTGTGTATTtagaagatgatgaagaagtcacAGAAGTTAACCCCTTAACCAGCCCCACCGGCGTCTCCAGGATGCTCTCCATTTCCCCGCCCTCATCAGCACCCCCATCCCCGCCTCCAGAGGACTCTTCATCAGCAACCTCACCAGCTACTAAAGAAATACCTGTCCTTACCAAGCCACAAGAAAATAAAGACGTTTTTGCAAATCAGGCCATGCCAGGCAACGATACCTTAGCTCACAAGAAAGAAGATGCTAGAACACCTTCTTCAACAGAAGCTACTGCAAAAACACCTCCTACAGCAGATGGCATCACTAAATCGCTgacagcagcagaagccgctaCTAAAACACTCTCTGTAGCAGCAGAAGATACTAAAAGACCTCCTCCTGCTTCTGCTTAA
- the LOC137722987 gene encoding uncharacterized protein isoform X2 — MTMHLQNPGFGVFWLGKQRPFLKRMVNFHKMILLEGSDHSPPLPPVALRQFQHQPYYQSYDNSRRMENPTIRKGLDRITTSLNQLGDTFEKAFEEGRTIVENKTADIQKQIKRRGDNPDAQNQASYYGNQNSSPLQPKNQDTQLKASRDVAMATAAKAKLLLRELKTVKADLAFAKERCSQLEEENKRLRENRDKGNHRADDDLIRLQLETLLAEKARLANENSVYARENRFLREIVEYHQLTMQDVVYLEDDEEVTEVNPLTSPTGVSRMLSISPPSSAPPSPPPEDSSSATSPATKEIPVLTKPQENKDVFANQAMPGNDTLAHKKEDARTPSSTEATAKTPPTADGITKSLTAAEAATKTLSVAAEDTKRPPPASA; from the exons ATGACGATGCATCTGCAAAATCCGGGTTTTGGGGTGTTCTGGCTCGGAAAGCAAAGGCCATTCTTGAAGAGGATGGTGAATTTCCACAAGATGATATTGCTGGAGGGCTCAGATCACAGCCCTCCGTTGCCTCCGGTGGCGCTCAG ACAGTTCCAACATCAACCATATTATCAGTCATATGACAACTCTAGAAGAATGGAAAATCCTACAATCCGAAAGGGCTTGGATAGAATCACAACTTCCCTTAATCAGCTCGGGGACACGTTTGAGAAGGCTTTCGAG GAAGGTCGAACGATAGTGGAGAATAAGACCGCCGACATCCAAAAGCAAATTAAACGAAGAGGAGACAATCcagatgcacaaaatcaagctTCATATTACGGGAACCAGAACAGTTCACCGTTGCAGCCCAAGAACCAAGATACTCAACTCAAGGCATCACGCGAC GTTGCAATGGCAACAGCTGCCAAAGCAAAATTACTTCTTCGGGAGCTGAAAACCGTTAAGGCAGATCTGGCTTTTGCGAAGGAACGATGTTCTCAacttgaagaagaaaataaacgcCTTCGCGAGAATCGTGACAAGGGGAACCACAGAGCTGATGACGACTTG ATCCGCCTTCAACTGGAGACACTTCTGGCGGAGAAGGCTCGATTAGCGAACGAGAATTCAGTTTATGCACGCGAGAATCGATTCCTGAGGGAAATTGTTGAATACCACCAGCTGACAATGCAGGATGTTGTGTATTtagaagatgatgaagaagtcacAGAAGTTAACCCCTTAACCAGCCCCACCGGCGTCTCCAGGATGCTCTCCATTTCCCCGCCCTCATCAGCACCCCCATCCCCGCCTCCAGAGGACTCTTCATCAGCAACCTCACCAGCTACTAAAGAAATACCTGTCCTTACCAAGCCACAAGAAAATAAAGACGTTTTTGCAAATCAGGCCATGCCAGGCAACGATACCTTAGCTCACAAGAAAGAAGATGCTAGAACACCTTCTTCAACAGAAGCTACTGCAAAAACACCTCCTACAGCAGATGGCATCACTAAATCGCTgacagcagcagaagccgctaCTAAAACACTCTCTGTAGCAGCAGAAGATACTAAAAGACCTCCTCCTGCTTCTGCTTAA